From a region of the Chrysemys picta bellii isolate R12L10 chromosome 7, ASM1138683v2, whole genome shotgun sequence genome:
- the BBIP1 gene encoding BBSome-interacting protein 1 codes for MPEGKSLFREVLPKQGQLSVEDVATMVLCKPKLLPLKSVTLEKLEKMQRAAQETIRQQEVAQREQQQQSQQ; via the exons ATGCCTGAGGGCAAGTCCCTCTTCCGGGAGGTGCTGCCCAAGCAAG GGCAGTTGTCAGTGGAGGATGTGGCTACCATGGTGTTATGTAAGCCAAAACTATTGCCTTTAAAATCTGTTACCCTAGAAAAGCTAGAGAAAATGCAGCGAGCCGCACAGGAGACAATTCGCCAGCAAGAAGTGGCACAGagggagcagcagcaacaaagcCAACAATAG